One part of the Solea solea chromosome 16, fSolSol10.1, whole genome shotgun sequence genome encodes these proteins:
- the ndufab1b gene encoding NADH:ubiquinone oxidoreductase subunit AB1b produces the protein MAARVLLQCARSLGRPSLTLYSGSLAIRAAAAPATAVLHRPLSFAADSQRTRWLGQSRVSSVGILCRQYSDLPPLTTESIKDRVMYVLKLYDKISPEKLQTSSHFMKDLGLDSLDQVEIIMAMEDEW, from the exons ATGGCGGCTCGTGTCCTGCTGCAGTGTGCCCGCTCACTCGGCCGGCCCTCGCTAACGCTTTATTCCGGTAGTCTGGCCATAAGAGCCGCTGCTGCGCCGGCAACAGCAGTCCTTCACCGGCCCCTGTCCTTCGCCGCAGACAGCCAGAGGACGCGGTGGCTCGGTCAGAGCCGG GTTTCCTCTGTGGGTATCCTGTGCCGGCAATATTCGGACCTGCCCCCCCTCACCACAGAGAGCATCAAAGACCGTGTCATGTACGTGCTCAAGCTCTACGACAAGATCAGCCCAGAGAAG CTTCAAACATCTTCCCATTTCATGAAAGACCTGGGTCTGGACAGCCTGGACCAAGTGGAGATAATCATGGCCATGGAGGATGAGTGGTGA